From a region of the Rhodococcus sp. 4CII genome:
- a CDS encoding helix-turn-helix domain-containing protein produces the protein MPLFLAPGDDRSTPLDGESPAVLNAADAREHHRQEVIRTAALGDWVEAISETFVALKISPADSDLFAGTVHTRRFAHLLAADVLATPQSFHRTTQLADRYPLDLMQIGMVVAGEGQLVQDGRTCTLRPGDFAIYETSRPFTWNLRPEWHLRVFTWPRSAVALTEGESQKLTARTVRSNSAVGQLLSPMLAGLLAVEKEPSSAGAMRLADGIADLAVTAAQEEAEPDDPDAAARELYTNMLRYIERNLDDPDLSPQRIAHAFFVSTRTVHRVFARFGNTVAATIRAHRLEVCREAILSPRNASRSLTDVAAEFGFIDLSVFSRAFATRYGVSPSKYRDLRR, from the coding sequence ATGCCGTTGTTTCTCGCACCCGGAGACGATCGATCGACTCCGCTCGACGGCGAGTCTCCGGCCGTGCTCAACGCTGCGGACGCGCGCGAGCACCACCGCCAGGAAGTGATTCGCACCGCCGCCCTCGGCGACTGGGTCGAGGCGATCAGTGAGACGTTCGTGGCGTTGAAGATCAGCCCGGCCGACTCCGACCTCTTCGCGGGGACGGTCCACACGCGGCGTTTCGCGCACCTCCTGGCCGCCGACGTCCTGGCCACACCTCAAAGCTTTCACCGGACGACGCAGCTGGCCGACCGGTACCCGCTCGATTTGATGCAGATCGGCATGGTCGTCGCCGGCGAGGGGCAACTCGTTCAAGATGGGCGAACCTGCACTCTGCGGCCGGGAGACTTCGCCATCTACGAAACCTCCCGCCCGTTCACCTGGAACCTGCGACCGGAATGGCACCTCCGCGTTTTCACGTGGCCGCGCAGCGCCGTCGCACTGACCGAGGGTGAGTCTCAGAAACTGACGGCACGCACAGTTCGATCGAATTCGGCAGTAGGACAGCTGCTCTCGCCGATGCTGGCCGGACTTCTCGCCGTCGAGAAGGAACCGTCGTCGGCCGGTGCGATGCGACTGGCGGACGGAATCGCCGACCTGGCTGTCACGGCCGCACAGGAGGAGGCTGAACCGGACGATCCCGACGCCGCCGCACGCGAGCTCTACACGAACATGCTGCGGTACATCGAGCGGAATCTCGACGACCCCGACCTCTCCCCGCAGCGCATCGCCCACGCCTTCTTCGTCTCCACGAGAACCGTTCACAGAGTGTTCGCTCGATTCGGAAACACTGTGGCAGCCACGATCCGGGCGCACCGGCTCGAGGTCTGCCGTGAGGCGATACTGTCGCCGCGCAACGCCTCCCGTTCCCTGACCGATGTCGCCGCGGAGTTCGGATTCATCGATCTGTCGGTGTTCAGCCGAGCGTTCGCGACCAGATACGGCGTCAGCCCGAGCAAGTACCGGGACCTGCGCAGGTAG
- a CDS encoding amidase, with the protein MTSLPAPDSARLAALNEHFRFGLSAADLEEFAPAVEATLTASIAVEQLYERAVPPVPERSWAPPAPEHDRLGAWYVTTEIAGSTEGPLAGRTVAVKDNVAVAGVPMMNGSRTVEGFVPRHDATVVRRLLDAGATIAGKSVCEDLCFSGGSFTSQPGPVRNPWDITRNSGGSSSGSGALVARGEVDLAVGGDQGGSIRIPAAFCGIVGHKPTHGLVPYTGAFPIERTIDHLGPMTRTVADAATMLSVLAGTDGADPRQSHPVEPVDYAAALTEPTSGLRVGVVSEGFGTAVSDPEVDAAVRASVEVLRGAGLAAEPVSIRWHLDAMHVWNVIATEGAAYQMLDGNAYGMNTDGFYDPELVAHFARQRLERGHELSKTVKLVGLSGRYTFEIGGGKYYAMARQLVPELRAAYDAALADFDVLVMPTVPYTARQIPPADVALGDYLDVALSMVGNTAPFDVTGHPACSVPAGLVGGLPTGMMIIGKRFDDATVLRVAHTYELAVGGFPTPPVTAAVGTTA; encoded by the coding sequence ATGACGTCGTTGCCTGCACCCGATTCCGCCCGATTGGCGGCGCTGAACGAGCACTTCCGCTTCGGGCTGTCCGCTGCGGACCTCGAGGAGTTCGCTCCCGCCGTCGAGGCCACCCTCACCGCGTCGATCGCGGTCGAGCAGCTCTATGAACGTGCGGTCCCGCCCGTCCCCGAACGGTCCTGGGCGCCGCCGGCACCGGAACACGATCGCCTGGGAGCGTGGTACGTCACCACCGAAATCGCCGGCTCCACGGAGGGACCGCTGGCCGGCCGCACGGTGGCGGTCAAGGACAACGTCGCGGTCGCGGGCGTTCCGATGATGAACGGCTCACGCACGGTGGAGGGGTTCGTCCCGCGTCACGATGCCACGGTGGTCCGCAGGCTCCTCGACGCCGGCGCCACGATCGCTGGAAAATCCGTCTGCGAGGATCTGTGCTTCTCGGGTGGGAGCTTCACCTCACAGCCGGGACCGGTACGCAATCCGTGGGACATCACCCGCAATTCGGGCGGGTCTTCCAGTGGTTCCGGTGCCCTGGTCGCCCGCGGCGAGGTCGATCTGGCCGTCGGCGGAGATCAGGGTGGTTCCATCCGCATTCCCGCCGCGTTCTGCGGCATCGTCGGGCACAAACCGACACATGGTCTCGTCCCGTACACCGGCGCTTTTCCGATCGAGAGGACCATCGACCATCTCGGCCCGATGACCCGCACCGTCGCCGACGCGGCCACCATGCTGTCCGTGCTCGCGGGCACCGACGGGGCCGACCCGCGGCAATCGCACCCGGTCGAGCCGGTGGACTATGCGGCGGCGCTCACCGAACCGACATCGGGGCTCCGGGTCGGTGTCGTCTCCGAAGGCTTCGGCACCGCCGTGTCCGATCCGGAGGTCGATGCTGCCGTCCGCGCCTCGGTCGAGGTTCTACGGGGTGCCGGGCTCGCGGCCGAGCCGGTGTCTATTCGATGGCATCTCGACGCGATGCACGTGTGGAACGTGATCGCGACCGAGGGTGCCGCGTACCAGATGCTCGACGGCAACGCCTACGGCATGAACACCGACGGCTTCTACGACCCGGAACTGGTCGCCCACTTCGCGCGCCAGCGCCTCGAGCGAGGTCACGAGTTGTCGAAGACGGTCAAGCTGGTGGGGCTGTCGGGCCGGTACACCTTCGAGATCGGCGGCGGAAAGTACTACGCCATGGCGCGCCAACTCGTCCCCGAACTGCGCGCGGCCTACGACGCCGCGCTCGCCGACTTCGACGTGCTGGTCATGCCTACGGTCCCCTACACCGCGAGGCAGATCCCCCCGGCCGATGTGGCTCTGGGCGACTACCTCGACGTCGCACTGTCGATGGTCGGCAACACCGCCCCGTTCGATGTCACCGGTCACCCGGCCTGCTCGGTTCCCGCCGGACTGGTCGGCGGCCTGCCGACCGGGATGATGATCATCGGCAAGCGTTTCGACGACGCGACCGTCCTACGCGTGGCACACACCTATGAACTGGCCGTCGGCGGCTTCCCCACCCCGCCGGTCACCGCGGCCGTCGGGACCACCGCATGA
- a CDS encoding phenylacetaldoxime dehydratase family protein has product MESAISDHLTCPRTLTRRVPEDYQPPFPMWVGRADERVQQVVMGYLGVQFRGDEQRPAALQAMRDMVAGFDLPDGPLHYDVTHHVDNQNHENLMVVGYWKDSAAHDRWLQLPAVADWWASDERLSEGLGYFREIVAPRVEQFETLYAFQDALPGVGAVMDGVSGEINEHGYWGSMRERFPVSQTDWMQPSGELRVLSGDPAAGGRVVVQGHDNIALIRSGQDWADTETSERNLYLDEILPTLQGGMDFLRDNGQSVGCYSNRFVRNIDLDGNFLDLSYNIGHWGSLDKLERWAESHPTHLRIFTTFFRVAASLSKLRLYHEVSVFDARDQRYEYINCHPQTGMLRDAQPQQ; this is encoded by the coding sequence ATGGAATCTGCAATCAGCGACCACCTCACCTGCCCCCGCACATTGACACGCCGGGTCCCGGAGGATTACCAACCACCCTTCCCCATGTGGGTGGGACGTGCCGACGAACGAGTGCAGCAGGTGGTGATGGGATATCTGGGTGTGCAGTTCCGTGGTGACGAGCAGCGCCCGGCCGCGCTGCAGGCCATGCGCGACATGGTGGCTGGTTTCGACCTGCCCGACGGCCCACTGCACTACGACGTGACCCATCACGTCGACAATCAGAATCACGAAAATCTGATGGTTGTGGGGTACTGGAAAGATTCTGCTGCCCACGACCGTTGGCTCCAGCTGCCTGCGGTGGCGGACTGGTGGGCATCGGATGAACGACTTTCGGAGGGGCTGGGATACTTCCGTGAAATCGTGGCCCCGCGGGTCGAGCAGTTCGAAACGCTGTACGCCTTCCAGGATGCCCTTCCGGGAGTCGGTGCCGTCATGGACGGTGTCAGCGGCGAAATCAATGAGCACGGCTACTGGGGGTCGATGCGGGAGCGCTTTCCTGTCTCCCAGACCGACTGGATGCAGCCGTCGGGTGAATTGCGGGTTCTCAGCGGCGACCCCGCCGCGGGTGGCCGCGTGGTGGTACAGGGTCACGACAACATCGCACTGATTCGCTCCGGGCAGGACTGGGCCGACACCGAAACGTCCGAACGGAACTTGTACCTCGACGAGATCTTGCCAACTCTGCAGGGCGGCATGGACTTCCTGCGGGACAACGGACAGTCCGTGGGCTGCTACAGCAACAGATTCGTACGCAACATCGATCTGGACGGAAACTTTCTCGACCTGAGCTACAACATCGGACACTGGGGTTCGCTGGACAAGCTCGAACGCTGGGCGGAATCTCATCCCACCCATCTGCGGATTTTTACCACGTTCTTCCGCGTCGCCGCGAGCCTGTCGAAGTTGCGGCTCTACCATGAGGTCTCGGTTTTCGACGCACGCGATCAGCGTTACGAGTACATCAATTGTCATCCGCAGACCGGCATGCTGCGTGACGCGCAGCCGCAGCAGTAG
- a CDS encoding helix-turn-helix domain-containing protein, translated as MLREHFVALSVSDIEDCPRFTGAVRSSELAHLKVSTVQSTEQRIVRSGSLARADRADYLQIGRIRRGRAVVTQDDRECVLTHGDFVLYDTTRPFDWQIDGHPDDGSWVLEVFTWPRASLSFTESEIHDLTAIAFDGRAGASGLLGRFLHDIVTSRIASDAGAGNAIVDEVGDLIGAVLRTVVRPLGAPRSSTYRTAVTMIDENLEDPSLSPSVIAAALGISTRQLHRVFAEQDTTVSRAIRMRRLEQCRREMSQSTTRDRSVGQISRRWGFADPSLFSRTFKNEYGMSPRQYRASAAQPLT; from the coding sequence ATGCTGCGCGAGCACTTCGTCGCCCTCAGCGTCTCGGACATCGAAGACTGCCCCCGGTTCACCGGTGCGGTGCGCTCGTCCGAACTCGCTCATCTCAAGGTCTCCACAGTGCAATCGACCGAGCAACGCATTGTCCGCAGCGGCAGCCTGGCCCGAGCCGACCGCGCCGACTACCTCCAGATCGGGCGGATCCGTCGCGGGCGGGCCGTGGTCACCCAGGACGACCGGGAGTGTGTGCTCACCCACGGCGACTTCGTCCTGTACGACACCACCCGGCCGTTCGATTGGCAGATCGACGGACATCCGGACGACGGTTCCTGGGTGCTCGAGGTCTTCACGTGGCCGAGAGCCTCACTTTCGTTCACCGAATCGGAGATTCACGATCTCACCGCAATAGCGTTCGACGGGCGCGCCGGAGCCAGCGGGCTCCTGGGCCGGTTTCTTCACGACATCGTGACGAGCCGGATCGCATCCGATGCCGGAGCCGGCAACGCGATCGTGGACGAGGTCGGTGACCTGATCGGTGCGGTCCTGCGAACCGTTGTCCGGCCGCTCGGCGCTCCACGCTCGAGCACCTACCGGACGGCGGTCACGATGATCGACGAGAATCTCGAAGATCCCTCGCTGTCACCGTCGGTCATCGCTGCAGCCCTCGGCATTTCTACCCGGCAGCTGCACCGGGTATTCGCCGAGCAGGACACGACGGTCTCGCGCGCCATCCGGATGCGGCGACTCGAACAGTGCCGCCGCGAGATGTCGCAGAGCACGACCAGGGATCGCTCGGTGGGCCAGATCTCTCGCCGTTGGGGTTTCGCCGATCCCTCATTGTTCAGCCGAACGTTCAAGAACGAGTACGGCATGAGCCCGCGCCAGTACCGGGCGTCGGCGGCACAGCCACTGACCTGA